One window of the Shimwellia blattae DSM 4481 = NBRC 105725 genome contains the following:
- the bcsA gene encoding UDP-forming cellulose synthase catalytic subunit, translated as MKKPLFWLLLLVMAPIAVLIITTPMDSQKQYIFALISILCLVLLNFSKKHAISVVLILISALMSTRYIYFRATQTLYFNSEIEAILGTGLFLAELYTWVMLLLSYFQGVFPLERKIDPLPEDQRLWPTVDIYVPTYNESLDVVRDTVLAAQCIDYPQDKLKIYLLDDGKRSEFAVFAADVGVGYITRTNNAHAKAGNLNHAMELTQGELICVFDCDHVATRVFLQATVGAFLKDSRLALLQTPHYFYSPDPFERNLTRGRSIPNEGALFYGPIQKGNDNWNATFFCGSCAVIRRSALQQIGGFAVETVTEDAHTALKLQRLGWRTAYLGIPLAAGLATERVVLHVIQRNRWARGMTQIFRVDNPLWGRGLTFPQRLCYLSAMLYFQFALPRIVFLTAPLAYLLFNLNIIHSSASLVFAYALPHLLMSIIVGSRLNGRYRYSFWGEIYDLLLSFHLALPTMVTMLFPKRGKFNVTDKGGLLNAGYFDFAIVRPHIIVASLLVIAIISGIVRAVGHNYFAVDPGVIALNVGWASYCLFFLLGAIAVARETRQVRKTIRIDVELPVIIHYASGIASRSVTRDLSMGGCRIKLPDNRHLTDEIEEIELELNSGAICLPVSMVGASEDDIRLMFAELPLSLRRELVRVVLSRADAWIQPTRAQDNPLVSFITIGRCIVDVFIRSWREWRAAARAGNVTPPRKDDEEKAV; from the coding sequence ATGAAAAAACCCTTGTTTTGGCTATTACTGCTGGTAATGGCCCCTATTGCTGTACTTATCATCACTACCCCGATGGACAGCCAGAAGCAGTATATCTTCGCGCTGATCAGTATCTTGTGTTTAGTATTACTGAATTTCAGTAAAAAACACGCGATATCGGTGGTGTTGATCCTGATCTCTGCGTTGATGTCCACCCGCTATATTTACTTCCGCGCCACCCAGACGCTGTATTTTAATTCAGAGATTGAGGCAATTCTCGGTACCGGGCTGTTCCTGGCGGAGCTTTACACATGGGTAATGCTGCTGCTGAGTTATTTTCAGGGGGTATTTCCCCTTGAACGTAAAATTGATCCTCTGCCGGAAGATCAGCGGCTGTGGCCAACTGTCGATATTTATGTGCCGACCTATAACGAAAGCCTCGATGTGGTGCGCGATACCGTGCTGGCGGCCCAGTGTATTGATTACCCCCAGGACAAATTAAAAATCTATTTACTGGACGACGGCAAACGCAGTGAATTTGCGGTATTTGCCGCCGATGTCGGGGTTGGTTATATCACCCGAACCAATAATGCCCACGCCAAAGCGGGCAACCTTAACCACGCCATGGAATTAACCCAGGGCGAGTTAATTTGCGTGTTTGACTGTGACCACGTGGCCACCCGGGTCTTTCTCCAGGCCACGGTAGGGGCATTCCTGAAAGACTCCCGTCTGGCACTGTTACAGACGCCACACTATTTCTATTCCCCGGACCCATTTGAACGCAACCTGACCCGGGGGCGCAGCATCCCGAATGAAGGGGCACTGTTTTATGGGCCGATCCAGAAAGGCAACGATAACTGGAACGCTACGTTTTTCTGCGGCTCCTGTGCGGTGATCCGCCGCAGCGCCTTGCAGCAGATTGGCGGCTTTGCCGTGGAAACGGTCACCGAAGATGCCCATACCGCCCTGAAATTACAGCGCCTGGGATGGCGCACCGCATATCTGGGGATCCCGCTGGCGGCGGGGCTGGCCACCGAACGCGTGGTGCTGCATGTTATTCAGCGTAACCGCTGGGCACGCGGGATGACGCAGATTTTCCGGGTCGATAATCCGCTGTGGGGCAGGGGGCTGACCTTTCCTCAGCGGTTGTGCTACCTCAGCGCGATGCTCTATTTCCAGTTTGCCCTGCCGCGTATCGTCTTTTTGACTGCCCCGCTGGCGTACCTGCTGTTTAACCTCAACATTATCCATTCGTCCGCCAGTCTGGTGTTTGCCTATGCGCTGCCGCATTTGCTGATGTCGATTATTGTCGGCTCACGGCTAAATGGCCGCTATCGCTACAGCTTCTGGGGGGAGATTTACGATCTGTTGCTGTCGTTCCATCTTGCCCTGCCAACCATGGTGACCATGCTGTTTCCCAAGCGCGGTAAATTCAATGTTACCGACAAGGGCGGCCTGCTCAACGCCGGTTATTTCGATTTCGCCATTGTGCGCCCGCATATCATTGTCGCCAGCCTGCTAGTGATCGCCATTATCAGCGGTATCGTGCGGGCCGTGGGCCACAACTACTTTGCGGTGGATCCGGGGGTTATTGCCCTTAACGTCGGCTGGGCCTCGTACTGTCTGTTCTTCCTGCTGGGGGCGATAGCCGTTGCCCGGGAAACGCGACAAGTGCGTAAAACTATCCGTATTGATGTCGAGCTTCCGGTGATTATCCACTATGCCAGCGGTATTGCGTCCCGCAGTGTTACCCGGGATCTCTCGATGGGGGGCTGCCGGATCAAACTGCCGGATAACCGCCACCTGACCGATGAGATCGAAGAGATAGAACTGGAGCTGAATTCCGGGGCGATTTGTCTTCCGGTTTCCATGGTGGGGGCCAGTGAGGATGATATTCGGCTGATGTTTGCCGAGTTGCCGCTGTCGCTGCGTCGGGAACTGGTGCGGGTGGTCCTGTCCCGGGCCGACGCCTGGATCCAGCCGACCAGGGCCCAGGATAATCCGCTGGTCTCTTTCATTACCATTGGCCGTTGTATTGTTGATGTGTTTATCCGCTCCTGGCGGGAGTGGCGTGCTGCCGCCAGGGCAGGTAACGTTACCCCCCCCCGTAAAGATGACGAGGAAAAAGCAGTATGA
- the bcsB gene encoding cellulose biosynthesis cyclic di-GMP-binding regulatory protein BcsB encodes MKRILTLLLLLTTGAAAPLYAADPLPATGQRLDTAADNGAPAFPAPADSSATPLPAQGDMLSPSDDEPPASEPDQEPVNLAPLSGANSLTPEVVNKITLAQMGMPQGMILRGGQLQSGVSFSVPSDVVITHAQLSLNLRVSPALAARGASLLLMMNGQPLGTVPLGSAQSNNAHFQLDIPGPMVVSNNNLSVTINDGDALLCLRDLTDKYQVTVLPDSSVELAGQQLNISADLSHFPRPFFDSQQMADTRLTFAFPAAISPGQVNSAALVASWLGMQAGYRSIRFDALTNSLPEHHGILIGAPGQQIGGITLPQTQGPMLQVVDNPANPAWKLLLIVARDDAGLRAAAWRLTRGQFPLQTGQVAVGPQAIPRSTPYDAPRWIDTTKPVRLADLVRGDQSMTAAGIWHEPLNVSFRAAPDMFLWDGKTIPLQVNYRFPSESWIDEEKSWLNIVFNGAFLRNLPVNKIGILEKIWHKLGGDARQESAQIPLQPYMIYGDNQLSLYFNIVPKADAPCSVLLNNNIKSQIKDDSWIDLSHTRHFTLLPNLSYFVGAAFPFSRLADYSGALMLLPPRPSLAEISTLLDLAARSGNATGTVLANSNVLFGIPEGGVNSLLVNDRDILVVSSMAQQTFNQRMLAGSPFVSDNQSLGVREITLWQKLRRWAVGEWNVSTVDADRYFSSNSDWRGFISFASPWGNGKTVVMATGSDNEQLSRLTQDLDNIRINAAIRGDAAIITNENGVRSFRVGPQYPSGQMPWYMMVVWYANQHSATLAIAACLMCLVVGLGFYSYLRLRGRQRLEPESKEKE; translated from the coding sequence ATGAAACGGATTCTGACACTGCTGCTTCTGTTAACAACCGGTGCGGCGGCACCACTGTATGCAGCGGACCCGCTACCGGCCACCGGTCAGCGCCTTGATACGGCAGCGGATAATGGCGCGCCGGCTTTTCCGGCTCCAGCGGATAGCAGCGCCACCCCACTACCTGCCCAGGGGGATATGCTTTCTCCTTCCGATGATGAGCCCCCCGCCAGCGAGCCGGATCAGGAGCCGGTTAATTTGGCGCCGTTATCTGGCGCAAACAGCCTGACACCAGAGGTTGTCAATAAGATAACCCTCGCCCAGATGGGGATGCCCCAGGGGATGATCCTGCGCGGTGGCCAGCTTCAGTCCGGGGTCAGTTTTTCTGTGCCGAGCGATGTAGTCATCACCCATGCCCAGCTCTCGCTTAACCTGAGAGTCTCCCCGGCCCTGGCAGCGCGAGGGGCCAGTCTGTTATTGATGATGAATGGTCAGCCACTGGGCACTGTGCCGCTGGGGAGTGCCCAGAGTAATAATGCGCACTTTCAGCTTGATATCCCCGGGCCGATGGTGGTTTCAAACAACAACCTCAGCGTGACCATCAATGATGGCGATGCGCTGCTGTGCCTGCGGGATCTGACCGATAAATATCAGGTGACGGTGCTGCCGGACTCCAGCGTTGAGCTGGCCGGGCAACAACTGAATATCAGTGCCGATCTGAGTCACTTCCCGCGGCCGTTTTTCGACAGCCAGCAGATGGCGGACACCCGGCTGACCTTTGCCTTCCCGGCGGCAATCTCCCCGGGGCAGGTCAACAGCGCGGCGCTGGTGGCCTCCTGGCTGGGGATGCAGGCCGGTTACCGGAGCATCCGTTTTGATGCGTTGACCAATAGTCTGCCGGAACACCACGGGATACTGATAGGCGCCCCCGGCCAGCAAATTGGCGGTATCACGTTGCCGCAGACCCAGGGGCCGATGCTGCAAGTTGTTGATAACCCGGCGAATCCTGCCTGGAAACTGCTGTTGATTGTTGCCCGGGATGACGCCGGGCTGCGGGCGGCGGCGTGGCGGCTGACCCGGGGCCAGTTCCCGCTGCAAACCGGGCAAGTAGCGGTGGGCCCGCAGGCCATTCCGCGCAGTACGCCTTATGATGCTCCGCGCTGGATTGATACCACCAAACCGGTTCGGCTGGCGGATCTGGTGCGCGGGGATCAATCGATGACCGCCGCCGGGATCTGGCATGAGCCGCTGAATGTCTCATTCCGGGCGGCACCCGATATGTTCCTCTGGGACGGTAAAACCATCCCGCTACAGGTGAATTATCGCTTCCCGTCCGAAAGCTGGATCGACGAAGAGAAATCCTGGCTGAACATCGTGTTTAACGGCGCGTTTCTGCGTAATTTACCGGTTAATAAAATCGGAATTCTGGAGAAGATCTGGCACAAACTGGGGGGCGATGCCCGCCAGGAAAGCGCCCAGATCCCCCTCCAGCCCTATATGATTTACGGGGATAACCAGTTGTCGCTCTACTTTAATATTGTGCCCAAAGCGGATGCGCCCTGCAGCGTGCTGCTGAACAACAACATTAAAAGCCAGATCAAAGACGACTCCTGGATTGACCTGAGCCACACCCGGCACTTTACGCTGTTGCCGAACCTTTCCTACTTTGTCGGGGCGGCGTTCCCGTTCTCCCGGCTGGCGGATTACTCTGGGGCGCTGATGCTATTACCTCCCCGGCCATCCCTGGCGGAAATCAGCACACTGCTCGATCTGGCCGCCCGCTCGGGTAATGCCACCGGCACGGTGCTGGCGAACAGCAATGTACTGTTCGGGATCCCGGAAGGCGGGGTGAACAGCCTGCTGGTCAATGACCGCGATATTCTCGTGGTCTCCAGTATGGCCCAGCAGACGTTTAACCAGCGTATGCTGGCGGGCTCGCCTTTTGTCAGCGATAACCAGTCCCTGGGGGTACGTGAGATTACCCTGTGGCAGAAGCTGCGGCGCTGGGCAGTGGGGGAGTGGAATGTCTCCACCGTTGATGCGGATCGCTACTTCTCTTCTAACAGTGACTGGCGCGGTTTTATCAGTTTTGCCTCCCCCTGGGGGAATGGCAAAACCGTGGTGATGGCCACTGGTAGTGATAATGAGCAGCTCTCCCGGCTGACGCAAGATCTGGACAATATCCGGATCAATGCGGCTATCCGCGGCGATGCGGCAATCATTACCAATGAAAACGGCGTGCGCAGCTTCCGGGTCGGGCCGCAATATCCCAGCGGGCAGATGCCCTGGTACATGATGGTGGTCTGGTATGCCAACCAGCACTCCGCCACGCTGGCGATTGCCGCTTGCCTGATGTGTCTGGTGGTGGGTCTGGGCTTCTACAGCTACCTGCGTCTCCGGGGTCGTCAGCGTCTTGAGCCCGAATCAAAAGAAAAAGAATAA
- a CDS encoding cellulose biosynthesis protein BcsC has protein sequence MINNKTARLLPVVCASGILTLSLAVGNALAADNNPAFTALFEQARYWHEKSHNDLATEALKKVLLVDANNNEALYLMALWAQQSGDLTGAAQWRKRLTKANPQAPQLQALSNASQVAQIPKSQLSLARQQARSGNISAALETWQSLFNGGTPPPGLAPEYYLTMAGDNARYGQALSGLRQVVAQNPQDNAARVALGKVLTYREGTRREGIGLLEQMASGNQEADAALRQALMWFSPQTQDEPSYTNWMQRHPKDTAVLAHYRQSAEGVAMQAGFSELNSGDLATAKARFEQVLQSNPNDPDALAGMGYIAQRQGDYAGAAQYLQRSASQGGEQSASRQNQAADADFYGKLSQAQQAYKQGNISQALALSAPLVDQAGERGNAAKLFRADVLRHNKDYPQAEQTLRALLQDSPDNAAAKENLYYVLREQNKTDQAQSVLRTLSPALQARLQPRIGSGSPGDPIRRQAQQAADRGDREQAIALLRQGINRVPGDPWLRLDLARQLDKNGNSAEAISVIEPLYRPGAGASSLYASALFLSDRGAWQQASAVLARIPPANRNRDMNSLSRRITFNGQMAIAESYLATGNINAARNTLRAMGDSTPDSPADAGKLAQLLAKSGDLSGAVAVVQRNMARGVQGNAGDYADQIAVLNQAGMNAQASQWLANPELQARSTPTQLAGLQNGYVINEADRLRESGNYAAAYDRLIRAMQQDPQNTDLMFAMARLYQSGKMNKEAGVVYDYLMTRDTPTQDARAGAIDVALAANNVERARQLASGLHDTSTPQRKMLLARIEEADGNHQQALALLRSARGQVLGLQSASVGSGPGSTPVIGGMVLADNPFSTTSTTSRTTPSASVYGISMPWQVDQQSRDPQTAPPGTVRPDIPVETAQSSQLRQIDQMIQQLDEKTSSWVRSDMSVRGRDGENGLSKLTEGRVPLQWSMVPFGDARLELNVTPVTLSAGSPSGDASRRFGTGAIMQGKNTAALGHSTYGNDQLEDAPSQGSQNESGVEVGAALRGDNYKLDIGTTPLGPDLSSVVGGVQWSPQLTDYVKLIFTGERRAVTDSLLSYVGAFDKFTGKHWGQVTRNGGSVQLSYDDGDAGFYLGGGGWRYIGDNIQSNNSITGSAGFYLRPLRSADRELKTGISLSYMDFSKNLSNFSYGHGGYFSPQNYVSVSFPVDYSQTFSNWKMSVGGALGYQSYSQDSAPYFPGNSSLQSQLEDYVNAGQAKEAWYAGKSENGTGYNLHANVDYNVNKDLTVGGKVTYDTFGDYNESAAHVYFRYMFGDH, from the coding sequence ATGATAAATAATAAAACCGCCAGGTTACTGCCCGTTGTCTGTGCGTCCGGGATCTTAACCCTAAGCCTGGCCGTGGGAAATGCGCTGGCGGCAGACAATAATCCGGCCTTCACGGCGCTGTTTGAACAGGCGCGCTACTGGCATGAGAAGTCTCATAACGATCTGGCCACCGAAGCACTGAAAAAGGTGCTGCTGGTGGATGCCAATAACAACGAAGCCCTCTATCTGATGGCGCTGTGGGCTCAGCAGTCCGGGGATCTGACCGGGGCGGCCCAGTGGCGAAAACGGCTGACGAAAGCCAACCCGCAGGCACCGCAATTGCAGGCCCTGAGCAATGCCAGCCAGGTAGCGCAAATTCCGAAATCCCAGCTCAGTCTGGCCCGGCAACAGGCTCGCAGTGGCAACATCAGCGCGGCGCTGGAGACCTGGCAGTCGCTGTTTAACGGCGGTACACCTCCGCCGGGGCTGGCGCCGGAGTATTACCTCACCATGGCCGGTGACAATGCCCGTTATGGTCAGGCCCTGAGTGGCTTACGCCAGGTGGTGGCCCAGAACCCGCAGGACAATGCGGCCCGGGTGGCGCTGGGGAAAGTGCTGACCTACCGCGAGGGCACTCGCAGGGAAGGGATCGGGCTGCTGGAGCAGATGGCCTCCGGCAATCAGGAAGCCGATGCTGCGCTACGCCAGGCGCTGATGTGGTTTTCTCCACAGACCCAGGATGAACCCAGCTATACCAACTGGATGCAGCGCCATCCCAAAGATACCGCGGTGCTGGCCCACTACCGGCAGAGTGCGGAAGGTGTTGCCATGCAGGCGGGGTTCAGCGAGCTGAACAGTGGGGATTTGGCCACCGCGAAGGCCCGCTTTGAGCAAGTATTACAAAGTAACCCTAATGATCCCGATGCCCTGGCCGGTATGGGCTATATTGCCCAGCGCCAGGGGGACTACGCCGGGGCCGCGCAATACTTACAGCGCTCTGCCAGCCAGGGGGGCGAGCAGTCGGCCAGCCGCCAGAACCAGGCGGCGGATGCCGATTTTTATGGCAAATTATCCCAGGCCCAGCAGGCGTATAAACAGGGGAATATCAGCCAGGCGCTGGCCCTGAGTGCCCCGCTGGTGGATCAGGCAGGCGAGCGCGGCAACGCGGCAAAATTGTTCCGGGCGGATGTCCTGCGCCACAACAAAGACTACCCCCAGGCAGAGCAAACCCTGCGCGCGCTGCTCCAGGATTCACCGGATAACGCCGCGGCGAAAGAAAACCTCTACTATGTGCTGCGGGAGCAGAACAAAACCGACCAGGCCCAGAGCGTGCTGCGTACGTTATCGCCCGCACTTCAGGCCCGGCTACAACCCCGCATCGGGAGTGGATCTCCTGGCGATCCTATCCGCCGTCAGGCCCAGCAGGCTGCTGATCGCGGCGACCGCGAACAGGCGATTGCGCTCTTGCGCCAGGGGATCAACCGGGTGCCTGGGGATCCGTGGCTACGGCTGGATCTGGCCCGTCAACTGGATAAAAACGGCAACAGCGCTGAGGCGATCTCGGTTATTGAACCGCTCTACCGGCCGGGCGCCGGGGCCAGCTCGCTGTATGCGTCGGCGTTATTCCTCAGCGATCGCGGGGCCTGGCAACAGGCCAGCGCGGTGCTGGCGCGTATTCCGCCCGCCAACCGTAACCGGGACATGAACAGTCTCTCCCGGCGGATCACGTTTAACGGCCAAATGGCCATTGCCGAAAGTTATCTGGCAACCGGGAATATCAACGCGGCGCGTAATACATTGCGGGCGATGGGGGACAGTACTCCGGACAGCCCGGCGGATGCCGGTAAACTGGCGCAGCTGCTGGCCAAGTCCGGGGACCTGAGCGGGGCGGTTGCGGTGGTACAGCGCAATATGGCCCGGGGGGTCCAGGGCAATGCCGGGGATTATGCCGATCAGATAGCGGTACTTAACCAGGCGGGGATGAATGCCCAGGCCAGCCAGTGGCTGGCAAATCCTGAATTGCAGGCCCGCAGCACCCCAACCCAGCTGGCCGGGTTACAAAATGGCTACGTGATCAATGAGGCCGACCGGCTACGTGAGTCCGGCAATTATGCCGCGGCGTATGATAGGCTAATCCGCGCCATGCAGCAGGACCCGCAAAATACCGATCTGATGTTCGCCATGGCCCGGCTCTACCAGTCCGGCAAGATGAACAAAGAGGCCGGGGTAGTTTACGACTATCTGATGACCCGGGACACCCCAACCCAGGATGCCCGTGCCGGGGCCATTGACGTGGCGCTGGCGGCCAACAACGTCGAGCGGGCCCGTCAGTTAGCGAGCGGGTTGCACGATACCAGTACCCCGCAGCGTAAAATGCTGCTGGCCCGCATTGAAGAGGCGGACGGTAATCATCAGCAGGCACTGGCGTTGTTGCGTAGCGCCCGTGGCCAGGTGCTGGGCTTGCAATCTGCCAGTGTCGGCAGCGGCCCCGGCAGTACACCGGTTATTGGCGGTATGGTGCTGGCGGATAACCCGTTCAGCACTACGTCCACCACCAGCCGGACAACCCCGAGTGCTTCTGTCTATGGCATATCGATGCCCTGGCAGGTGGATCAACAATCCAGGGACCCGCAAACTGCGCCGCCGGGCACCGTGCGGCCGGATATTCCGGTGGAAACCGCCCAGAGTAGCCAGTTACGCCAGATTGACCAGATGATCCAGCAACTGGATGAGAAAACCTCCAGTTGGGTACGTAGCGACATGTCGGTACGGGGCAGGGACGGGGAGAATGGTCTGAGCAAGCTGACCGAAGGGCGGGTACCGCTTCAGTGGTCAATGGTTCCCTTTGGTGATGCGCGGCTTGAGCTGAACGTCACCCCGGTCACTCTCAGTGCCGGCAGCCCGTCCGGGGATGCCAGCCGGCGGTTTGGTACCGGGGCGATTATGCAGGGGAAAAACACCGCCGCCCTCGGGCACTCCACTTATGGTAATGACCAGCTGGAAGACGCTCCTTCTCAGGGCTCGCAGAACGAGTCCGGTGTGGAAGTGGGGGCCGCCCTGCGCGGGGACAATTATAAACTGGATATCGGTACCACCCCACTGGGGCCGGATCTCAGTAGCGTCGTGGGTGGGGTCCAGTGGTCACCGCAGTTAACCGACTATGTGAAGCTGATCTTCACCGGTGAACGCCGGGCGGTGACCGACAGCCTGCTCAGCTATGTGGGGGCGTTTGATAAGTTTACCGGTAAGCACTGGGGCCAGGTGACTCGTAATGGGGGCAGCGTTCAACTGAGTTACGATGACGGCGACGCGGGCTTCTATCTTGGCGGCGGTGGCTGGCGCTATATTGGTGACAATATCCAGAGCAACAACAGCATCACCGGGTCGGCAGGCTTCTACCTGCGGCCGCTGCGCTCCGCTGATCGGGAGCTGAAAACCGGGATTAGCCTCAGCTATATGGATTTCTCGAAAAACCTCAGCAACTTCAGTTATGGCCACGGGGGCTATTTCAGCCCGCAGAACTATGTCAGCGTCTCTTTCCCGGTGGACTACAGCCAGACCTTCTCGAACTGGAAAATGTCCGTGGGCGGCGCGCTGGGCTATCAGTCCTACAGCCAGGATTCGGCCCCGTACTTCCCGGGGAATTCATCGCTGCAGTCTCAGCTGGAGGATTATGTCAATGCCGGGCAAGCCAAAGAGGCGTGGTACGCGGGTAAGAGCGAGAATGGCACCGGTTATAACCTGCACGCCAACGTCGATTACAACGTGAATAAAGATCTGACTGTCGGCGGCAAAGTGACTTATGACACCTTTGGGGATTACAACGAGAGTGCTGCCCATGTTTATTTCCGCTATATGTTCGGGGATCATTAA
- the bcsD gene encoding cellulose biosynthesis protein BcsD: MTTDALHGTLLRYYQQQQTPEGWFDLLTIMVDGMIGNVGEQECQPFLQDMGCQLAARYPLPACETVGDLEDAINRLLAHFNWGTIEIDLAGQAMLLRHRGLPVARAQQDSHEQHRWCNAFSVILEGMYGAWLATLRAAPHLRLHRDHIYGVSDIQFRYQG; this comes from the coding sequence ATGACAACAGATGCACTACACGGGACCTTATTGCGTTACTACCAACAGCAACAGACGCCGGAAGGCTGGTTTGATTTGCTGACCATTATGGTTGATGGAATGATTGGTAATGTTGGCGAGCAGGAATGTCAGCCGTTTTTACAGGACATGGGCTGCCAGCTGGCGGCCCGCTATCCGCTGCCGGCCTGTGAAACGGTGGGGGATCTGGAGGATGCCATTAACCGCTTGCTGGCCCATTTTAACTGGGGCACCATTGAAATTGACCTTGCCGGGCAGGCGATGTTACTGCGTCATCGGGGGTTACCGGTGGCCAGGGCGCAGCAGGACTCTCATGAACAGCACCGCTGGTGTAATGCCTTCAGTGTCATTCTTGAGGGGATGTACGGGGCGTGGCTGGCAACCCTGCGCGCGGCACCACATTTACGATTACATCGGGACCATATCTACGGGGTTTCCGATATCCAGTTTCGTTACCAGGGGTAA
- a CDS encoding glycosyl hydrolase family 8, whose product MLSRALLLLTLLMTALFSPVSWGETVDWPHFKVRFLMPDGRIVDSGNHNISHTEGQGFGMLFALQANDKPAFDAIWNWTRDNLRNPQNGLFYWKFNPVASDPVADKNNATDGDTLIAWALMQAADKWREPGYQQASDAIQAALIKSMVINYAGYTVMLPGEKGFRQQNGIVLNPSYFVLPAWQDFARHTHLAVWEKLIADSQRLLAKMQFGTPHLPSDWVYLSEEGNLSPAKAWPARSSYDAIRVPLYLWWADPANSNLIVWHHWWSQSAREKTPAWVDVSNNQHSPYMISGGLLAVRDLVMEDASLAGDTAIVEGDDYYSASLKLLVAIARNAHH is encoded by the coding sequence ATGTTGTCACGGGCCTTATTGTTACTGACACTGTTGATGACGGCGTTATTTAGCCCCGTCTCCTGGGGCGAGACTGTTGACTGGCCGCACTTTAAAGTGCGTTTTCTGATGCCGGATGGCCGAATTGTGGACAGCGGTAACCATAATATTAGCCATACCGAAGGCCAGGGGTTCGGGATGTTGTTTGCCCTCCAGGCGAATGATAAGCCTGCGTTTGATGCCATCTGGAACTGGACCCGTGACAATCTGCGCAACCCACAAAATGGCCTGTTTTACTGGAAGTTTAACCCGGTGGCCAGTGACCCGGTGGCGGATAAAAACAATGCCACTGACGGTGATACGCTGATCGCCTGGGCGCTGATGCAGGCGGCGGATAAATGGCGGGAGCCGGGTTACCAGCAGGCCTCTGACGCTATCCAGGCCGCGCTGATCAAATCCATGGTGATCAACTATGCCGGTTATACGGTGATGCTGCCCGGTGAAAAGGGCTTCCGGCAACAGAACGGTATTGTGCTCAATCCGTCCTATTTTGTCCTGCCCGCCTGGCAGGATTTTGCCCGGCATACCCACCTGGCGGTCTGGGAAAAACTGATCGCCGATAGCCAGCGCCTGCTGGCAAAGATGCAGTTTGGGACGCCGCATTTACCCAGCGACTGGGTCTACCTGTCTGAGGAAGGGAACCTCTCGCCGGCAAAAGCCTGGCCTGCCCGATCCAGCTATGATGCCATTCGCGTGCCGCTCTACCTCTGGTGGGCCGATCCCGCTAATAGCAACCTGATCGTCTGGCACCACTGGTGGTCACAATCCGCCCGGGAAAAAACCCCGGCCTGGGTTGATGTCAGCAATAATCAGCATTCGCCCTATATGATTTCAGGCGGATTGCTGGCGGTGCGTGATCTGGTGATGGAGGATGCCAGTCTCGCCGGTGATACGGCCATTGTGGAAGGCGATGACTACTATTCTGCCAGCCTGAAACTGCTGGTGGCGATCGCCCGCAACGCCCATCACTAG
- a CDS encoding DUF2534 family protein encodes MPNILRTPEGKKFLIAVAMVFIVALSVVTKVTFQGVEDQYDLPMASWTTSMFIIQGAWVAIYSLVFTVIGSLPFAFYFLVPKDGRG; translated from the coding sequence ATGCCGAATATTTTACGCACCCCCGAGGGGAAAAAGTTTCTGATAGCCGTGGCGATGGTGTTTATCGTCGCCCTGAGTGTGGTAACGAAGGTGACATTTCAGGGGGTTGAGGATCAGTACGATCTGCCGATGGCGAGCTGGACCACCTCCATGTTCATTATTCAGGGGGCGTGGGTGGCCATCTACAGCCTGGTCTTTACCGTAATTGGTTCGCTCCCCTTTGCCTTTTACTTCCTGGTGCCCAAAGACGGGCGGGGCTGA